A genome region from Chelonia mydas isolate rCheMyd1 chromosome 12, rCheMyd1.pri.v2, whole genome shotgun sequence includes the following:
- the CTU2 gene encoding cytoplasmic tRNA 2-thiolation protein 2 isoform X1 has product MCQAQEHYGGCGQPQGRPRVGCAQKCMKCKEASPVLVIRVGDAFCKACFREYFVHKFRAMLGKNRAIYPGEKVLLALSGGPASSSMLRQVQEGLSRETAKKLRFIPGIIYIDEGAVCGQSLAERAETLLQMETILQASGFPYHLAHLEEVFDLPSSILQRVPHNPAGPKNSYKEAVEGFIRQQRQEEGGGLSLPERQIQEKLAEFCMQDVPRMEGLATVQTEQLIQLFGSVKTLTAKEELLQTLRNHLILHTARAQGYSKVMMGDTCTRLAVKLLTNLSLGRGASLAMDTGFSDDRHGDVVVVRPMREYVAKEIAFYNHLFGVPTVFTPALDTKALEKASIHRVIERFLYGLQAEFPSTVSTVYRTGEKLSATPGDAGLAPGAAEPERCLLCSCALDTNVEDGSALQAVLVSEQLSQQRLPAASPAGRGCCQRAEEQRGCCMNTTGPGADARADFLPLLCYGCRLTIKDTTCLESLPLYVRSEAERRKRRAAMKLEIQEFLLEDEAVNPGES; this is encoded by the exons ATGTGCCAGGCGCAGGAGCACTACGGGGGCTGCGGCCAGCCCCAGGGGCGGCCCCGCGTCGG CTGTGCCCAGAAGTGCATGAAGTGCAAGGAGGCGTCTCCCGTGTTAGTCATTCGTGTTGGAGATGCCTTTTGCAA GGCCTGTTTTAGGGAGTATTTTGTTCACAAGTTCCGTGCGATGCTTGGGAAAAATCGTGCCATTTACCCAGGAGAGAAG GTTCTTCTTGCGTTATCGGGCGGACCTGCCTCCAGCTCAATGCTTCGACAAGTCCAAGAG GGGCTGAGTCGGGAGACAGCCAAGAAACTGCGCTTTATACCAGGCATCATCTACATCGACG AGGGAGCTGTGTGCGGACAAAGCCTGGCTGAGAGAGCGGAGACGCTGCTCCAGATGGAGACCATCCTGCAAGCCTCAGGGTTCCCATATCACCTGGCCCACCTAGAAGAG GTGTTTGACTTGCCCAGCTCCATCCTGCAGCGTGTGCCCCACAATCCCGCAGGCCCCAAGAACAGCTACAAGGAGGCGGTGGAGGGCTTCATCCGccagcagaggcaggaggagggcgGAGGCCTCTCTCTGCCTGAGAGGCAGATCCAAGAGAAGCTTGCCGAGTTCTGCATGCAAGATGTGCCCAGAATGGAGGGGCTGGCCACAGTCCAGACCGAGCAGCTGATCCAGCTCTTTGGGTCTGTGAAGACGTTGACGGCTAAAGAAGAGCTGCTGCAGACCCTGCG CAACCACCTGATCCTGCACACGGCCAGGGCCCAAGGGTACTCCAAGGTCATGATGGGAGACACCTGCACCCGCCTGGCTGTCAAACTGTTGACCAACCTCTCTCTGGGGCGGGGAGCCTCCCTTGCCATGGACACG GGCTTCTCGGACGATCGCCATGGCGACGTGGTGGTGGTGCGGCCCATGAGGGAGTACGTGGCCAAGGAAATTGCCTTCTACAACCACCTGTTTGGCGTTCCCACGGTCTTCACTCCTGCCTTGGACACCAAG GCCCTGGAGAAGGCCAGCATCCACCGGGTGATCGAGCGCTTCCTCTACGGGCTGCAGGCAGAGTTCCCCTCGACCGTCAGCACCGTGTACCG GACGGGCGAGAAGCTGAGTGCGACCCCTGGAGATGCCGGCCTTGCCCCTGGTGCCGCTGAGCCCGAGCGCTGCCTCCTCTGTTCGTGCGCCCTGGACACTAATGTGG AGGACGGCTCTGCTTTGCAAGCAGTCCTGGTCTCGGAGCAGCTCTCCCAGCAGAGGCTGCCAGCTGCGTCGCCTGCCGGGCGAGGGTGCTGCCAGAGGGCAGAGGAGCAGAGAGGGTGCTGCATGAACACGACCGGTCCAGG GGCCGACGCCCGGGCCGACTTCCTACCCCTGCTCTGCTACGGCTGCAGACTGACCATCAAGGACACG ACCTGCCTGGAGAGCCTCCCGCTCTACGTCCGCTCGGAGGCAGAGCGCAGGAAACGCAG GGCCGCGATGAAGCTGGAAATCCAGGAGTTCTTGCTGGAAGATGAAGCTGTGAATCCGGGTGAGAGCTGA
- the CTU2 gene encoding cytoplasmic tRNA 2-thiolation protein 2 isoform X3: MKCKEASPVLVIRVGDAFCKACFREYFVHKFRAMLGKNRAIYPGEKVLLALSGGPASSSMLRQVQEGLSRETAKKLRFIPGIIYIDEGAVCGQSLAERAETLLQMETILQASGFPYHLAHLEEVFDLPSSILQRVPHNPAGPKNSYKEAVEGFIRQQRQEEGGGLSLPERQIQEKLAEFCMQDVPRMEGLATVQTEQLIQLFGSVKTLTAKEELLQTLRNHLILHTARAQGYSKVMMGDTCTRLAVKLLTNLSLGRGASLAMDTGFSDDRHGDVVVVRPMREYVAKEIAFYNHLFGVPTVFTPALDTKALEKASIHRVIERFLYGLQAEFPSTVSTVYRTGEKLSATPGDAGLAPGAAEPERCLLCSCALDTNVEDGSALQAVLVSEQLSQQRLPAASPAGRGCCQRAEEQRGCCMNTTGPGADARADFLPLLCYGCRLTIKDTTCLESLPLYVRSEAERRKRRAAMKLEIQEFLLEDEAVNPGES; encoded by the exons ATGAAGTGCAAGGAGGCGTCTCCCGTGTTAGTCATTCGTGTTGGAGATGCCTTTTGCAA GGCCTGTTTTAGGGAGTATTTTGTTCACAAGTTCCGTGCGATGCTTGGGAAAAATCGTGCCATTTACCCAGGAGAGAAG GTTCTTCTTGCGTTATCGGGCGGACCTGCCTCCAGCTCAATGCTTCGACAAGTCCAAGAG GGGCTGAGTCGGGAGACAGCCAAGAAACTGCGCTTTATACCAGGCATCATCTACATCGACG AGGGAGCTGTGTGCGGACAAAGCCTGGCTGAGAGAGCGGAGACGCTGCTCCAGATGGAGACCATCCTGCAAGCCTCAGGGTTCCCATATCACCTGGCCCACCTAGAAGAG GTGTTTGACTTGCCCAGCTCCATCCTGCAGCGTGTGCCCCACAATCCCGCAGGCCCCAAGAACAGCTACAAGGAGGCGGTGGAGGGCTTCATCCGccagcagaggcaggaggagggcgGAGGCCTCTCTCTGCCTGAGAGGCAGATCCAAGAGAAGCTTGCCGAGTTCTGCATGCAAGATGTGCCCAGAATGGAGGGGCTGGCCACAGTCCAGACCGAGCAGCTGATCCAGCTCTTTGGGTCTGTGAAGACGTTGACGGCTAAAGAAGAGCTGCTGCAGACCCTGCG CAACCACCTGATCCTGCACACGGCCAGGGCCCAAGGGTACTCCAAGGTCATGATGGGAGACACCTGCACCCGCCTGGCTGTCAAACTGTTGACCAACCTCTCTCTGGGGCGGGGAGCCTCCCTTGCCATGGACACG GGCTTCTCGGACGATCGCCATGGCGACGTGGTGGTGGTGCGGCCCATGAGGGAGTACGTGGCCAAGGAAATTGCCTTCTACAACCACCTGTTTGGCGTTCCCACGGTCTTCACTCCTGCCTTGGACACCAAG GCCCTGGAGAAGGCCAGCATCCACCGGGTGATCGAGCGCTTCCTCTACGGGCTGCAGGCAGAGTTCCCCTCGACCGTCAGCACCGTGTACCG GACGGGCGAGAAGCTGAGTGCGACCCCTGGAGATGCCGGCCTTGCCCCTGGTGCCGCTGAGCCCGAGCGCTGCCTCCTCTGTTCGTGCGCCCTGGACACTAATGTGG AGGACGGCTCTGCTTTGCAAGCAGTCCTGGTCTCGGAGCAGCTCTCCCAGCAGAGGCTGCCAGCTGCGTCGCCTGCCGGGCGAGGGTGCTGCCAGAGGGCAGAGGAGCAGAGAGGGTGCTGCATGAACACGACCGGTCCAGG GGCCGACGCCCGGGCCGACTTCCTACCCCTGCTCTGCTACGGCTGCAGACTGACCATCAAGGACACG ACCTGCCTGGAGAGCCTCCCGCTCTACGTCCGCTCGGAGGCAGAGCGCAGGAAACGCAG GGCCGCGATGAAGCTGGAAATCCAGGAGTTCTTGCTGGAAGATGAAGCTGTGAATCCGGGTGAGAGCTGA
- the CTU2 gene encoding cytoplasmic tRNA 2-thiolation protein 2 isoform X2 has translation MCQAQEHYGGCGQPQGRPRLSCAQKCMKCKEASPVLVIRVGDAFCKACFREYFVHKFRAMLGKNRAIYPGEKVLLALSGGPASSSMLRQVQEGLSRETAKKLRFIPGIIYIDEGAVCGQSLAERAETLLQMETILQASGFPYHLAHLEEVFDLPSSILQRVPHNPAGPKNSYKEAVEGFIRQQRQEEGGGLSLPERQIQEKLAEFCMQDVPRMEGLATVQTEQLIQLFGSVKTLTAKEELLQTLRNHLILHTARAQGYSKVMMGDTCTRLAVKLLTNLSLGRGASLAMDTGFSDDRHGDVVVVRPMREYVAKEIAFYNHLFGVPTVFTPALDTKALEKASIHRVIERFLYGLQAEFPSTVSTVYRTGEKLSATPGDAGLAPGAAEPERCLLCSCALDTNVEDGSALQAVLVSEQLSQQRLPAASPAGRGCCQRAEEQRGCCMNTTGPGADARADFLPLLCYGCRLTIKDTTCLESLPLYVRSEAERRKRRAAMKLEIQEFLLEDEAVNPGES, from the exons ATGTGCCAGGCGCAGGAGCACTACGGGGGCTGCGGCCAGCCCCAGGGGCGGCCCCG CCTCAGCTGTGCCCAGAAGTGCATGAAGTGCAAGGAGGCGTCTCCCGTGTTAGTCATTCGTGTTGGAGATGCCTTTTGCAA GGCCTGTTTTAGGGAGTATTTTGTTCACAAGTTCCGTGCGATGCTTGGGAAAAATCGTGCCATTTACCCAGGAGAGAAG GTTCTTCTTGCGTTATCGGGCGGACCTGCCTCCAGCTCAATGCTTCGACAAGTCCAAGAG GGGCTGAGTCGGGAGACAGCCAAGAAACTGCGCTTTATACCAGGCATCATCTACATCGACG AGGGAGCTGTGTGCGGACAAAGCCTGGCTGAGAGAGCGGAGACGCTGCTCCAGATGGAGACCATCCTGCAAGCCTCAGGGTTCCCATATCACCTGGCCCACCTAGAAGAG GTGTTTGACTTGCCCAGCTCCATCCTGCAGCGTGTGCCCCACAATCCCGCAGGCCCCAAGAACAGCTACAAGGAGGCGGTGGAGGGCTTCATCCGccagcagaggcaggaggagggcgGAGGCCTCTCTCTGCCTGAGAGGCAGATCCAAGAGAAGCTTGCCGAGTTCTGCATGCAAGATGTGCCCAGAATGGAGGGGCTGGCCACAGTCCAGACCGAGCAGCTGATCCAGCTCTTTGGGTCTGTGAAGACGTTGACGGCTAAAGAAGAGCTGCTGCAGACCCTGCG CAACCACCTGATCCTGCACACGGCCAGGGCCCAAGGGTACTCCAAGGTCATGATGGGAGACACCTGCACCCGCCTGGCTGTCAAACTGTTGACCAACCTCTCTCTGGGGCGGGGAGCCTCCCTTGCCATGGACACG GGCTTCTCGGACGATCGCCATGGCGACGTGGTGGTGGTGCGGCCCATGAGGGAGTACGTGGCCAAGGAAATTGCCTTCTACAACCACCTGTTTGGCGTTCCCACGGTCTTCACTCCTGCCTTGGACACCAAG GCCCTGGAGAAGGCCAGCATCCACCGGGTGATCGAGCGCTTCCTCTACGGGCTGCAGGCAGAGTTCCCCTCGACCGTCAGCACCGTGTACCG GACGGGCGAGAAGCTGAGTGCGACCCCTGGAGATGCCGGCCTTGCCCCTGGTGCCGCTGAGCCCGAGCGCTGCCTCCTCTGTTCGTGCGCCCTGGACACTAATGTGG AGGACGGCTCTGCTTTGCAAGCAGTCCTGGTCTCGGAGCAGCTCTCCCAGCAGAGGCTGCCAGCTGCGTCGCCTGCCGGGCGAGGGTGCTGCCAGAGGGCAGAGGAGCAGAGAGGGTGCTGCATGAACACGACCGGTCCAGG GGCCGACGCCCGGGCCGACTTCCTACCCCTGCTCTGCTACGGCTGCAGACTGACCATCAAGGACACG ACCTGCCTGGAGAGCCTCCCGCTCTACGTCCGCTCGGAGGCAGAGCGCAGGAAACGCAG GGCCGCGATGAAGCTGGAAATCCAGGAGTTCTTGCTGGAAGATGAAGCTGTGAATCCGGGTGAGAGCTGA